One Phalacrocorax aristotelis chromosome Z, bGulAri2.1, whole genome shotgun sequence DNA window includes the following coding sequences:
- the PELO gene encoding protein pelota homolog, with protein sequence MKLVRKDLEKDNAGQVTLIPEEPEDMWHTYNLLQVGDSLRASTIRKVQTESATGSVGSNRIRTTLTLCVEAIDFDSQACQLRVKGTNIQENEYVKMGAYHTIELEPNRQFTLAKKQWDSVVLERIEQACDPAWSADVAAVVMQEGLAHVCLVTPSMTLTRAKVEVNIPRKRKGNCSQHDRALERFYEQVVQAIQRHINFEVVKCVLVASPGFVREQFCDYMFQQAVKTDNKLLLENRSKFLQVHSSSGHKYALKEALCDPAVTSRLSDTKAAGEVKALDDFYKMLQHEPDRAFYGLKHVEKANEAMAIDTLLISDELFRHQDVATRARYVKLVDSVRENMGTVRIFSSLHVSGEQLGQLTGVAAILRFPVAELSDQEDESSSEED encoded by the exons ATGAAGCTGGTGAGGAAGGACCTGGAGAAGGACAATGCGGGGCAGGTGACGCTGATCCCCGAAGAGCCCGAGGATATGTGGCACACCTACAACCTGCTGCAGGTGGGTGACAGCCTGCGGGCCTCCACCATCAGGAAGGTGCAGACCGAGTCGGCCACGGGCAGCGTGGGCAGCAACCGCATCCGCACCACCCTCACCCTCTGCGTGGAGGCCATCGACTTCGACTCGCAGGCCTGCCAGCTGCGGGTCAAGGGCACTAACATCCAGGAGAATGAGTACGTCAAGATGGGGGCCTACCACACCATCGAGCTGGAACCCAACCGGCAGTTCACGCTGGCGAAGAAGCAGTGGGACAGCGTGGTGCTGGAGCGCATCGAGCAGGCCTGCGACCCAGCTTGGAGCGCCGATGTGGCAGCCGTGGTCATGCAGGAAGGGTTGGCTCACGTCTGCCTGGTCACTCCGAGCATGACGCTTACCCGTGCCAAGGTGGAGGTGAACATCCCCCGCAAGCGGAAGGGGAACTGCAGTCAGCACGACCGGGCGTTGGAGAGGTTTTACGAGCAGGTGGTGCAAGCCATCCAGCGGCATATCAACTTCGAGGTGGTGAAGTGTGTACTGGTGGCCAGCCCAGGCTTCGTACGGGAGCAGTTTTGTGACTACATGTTCCAGCAGGCAGTAAAGACTGACAACAAGCTTCTGCTGGAGAACAGGTCCAAGTTCCTACAG GTCCACTCTTCCTCGGGACATAAATACGCGTTGAAGGAAGCCCTCTGTGACCCAGCTGTAACTAGCCGTCTTTCTGACACTAAGGCAGCTGGTGAGGTCAAAGCCTTAGATGACTTCTATAAAATGCTGCAGCATGAACCTGACCGGGCTTTTTATGGTCTAAAACATGTGGAGAAGGCCAATGAAGCCATGGCCATCGATACCTTGCTGATCAGTGATGAGCTTTTCCGGCACCAGGATGTGGCTACACGTGCCAGATATGTTAAGTTAGTAGATAGCGTACGGGAGAACATGGGCACAGTACGTATTTTCTCTAGCCTTCATGTGTCTGGGGAGCAGCTTGGGCAGCTGACAGGGGTGGCAGCCATTCTGCGCTTCCCTGTTGCTGAGCTCTCTGACCAGGAAGATGAATCCAGCTCTGAAGAGGATTGA